One Thermodesulfobacteriota bacterium DNA segment encodes these proteins:
- a CDS encoding cyclic nucleotide-binding domain-containing protein: MTAGGIEFEGSVDLEREIEAAAAALKNESFPAGTALFSQGEESRELFVLLEGSVRVEAGGKEVAVIDEPGAYLGEISSLLGIPRTATVVTREDSKFLVVPPEHIPSLFGHTPTLALTIARGLAQRLVATTRHLVEGGPMPSPGETE; encoded by the coding sequence ATGACGGCGGGCGGGATCGAATTCGAAGGCAGCGTAGACCTGGAGCGGGAGATCGAGGCGGCGGCTGCGGCCTTGAAGAACGAGTCGTTTCCGGCCGGGACTGCCCTCTTCTCCCAGGGCGAGGAGAGCCGGGAGCTCTTTGTGCTCCTGGAGGGATCGGTACGGGTGGAAGCGGGGGGCAAGGAGGTGGCCGTGATCGACGAGCCCGGGGCATACCTGGGGGAGATCTCGTCCCTGCTCGGCATCCCCCGCACCGCCACCGTGGTGACCCGGGAAGATTCGAAGTTCCTGGTGGTTCCTCCCGAGCACATCCCCTCCCTCTTCGGCCACACCCCCACGCTCGCCCTCACCATCGCCCGGGGGCTGGCGCAGCGCCTGGTGGCCACCACCCGCCACCTGGTGGAAGGGGGCCCCATGCCCTCGCCGGGAGAAACCGAATAG
- a CDS encoding ATP-binding protein, with product MASRPRETQVSKLLAAMAEGSDVALAAFRPASGRIVFANAAFSGLTGCGADPALGRDFFDCLGEAAGRQARDAVRPLLEGPALRAAASLTLELPLRPPRHLDASFSLLRPTPRRPMVSVSLRDVTARVERDREQGERLRFLSHVVEGSLQAILVTDMRGKIAVYNRGAQNLLGYPPAEMVGRKFIQDLYEGDAARDVLARVRGPDHGGPGVLDRYQAILIGKNRSRIPVWMTVHLLFDDRNREVGTVSFIQDTREIVEMERKLEEVQMQLIHADKMASLGKLAAGVAHEINNPLGGILLFGGLLLEDMDFSDPRREDMDRIVQEARRCREIVNSLLDFAHQKKRYQEPVDLNAAVEQCLALLGNKALFHNIRVEMRLSQGLPLVTGNPSQIKQVFTNIVTNAVDAMEGEGVLTLTSSCDKEGGLASVGFSDTGPGIPPEIRARIFDPFFTTKEPGKGTGLGLSLCYNIIRMHRGDIRVSCPPGGGTTFTVTLPTGEEEGP from the coding sequence ATGGCCTCGCGCCCCCGGGAGACCCAGGTCTCCAAGCTCCTCGCCGCCATGGCAGAGGGGAGCGACGTGGCACTGGCGGCGTTTCGCCCCGCCAGCGGGCGCATCGTCTTCGCCAACGCGGCGTTCTCCGGACTCACGGGGTGCGGGGCAGACCCAGCCCTGGGTCGGGATTTCTTCGACTGTCTGGGGGAAGCTGCAGGGCGCCAGGCACGCGATGCGGTACGGCCCCTCCTGGAAGGCCCCGCCCTTCGGGCCGCTGCCTCCCTGACCCTCGAGCTCCCGCTTCGCCCCCCACGGCATCTGGACGCTTCCTTCTCCCTGTTGCGCCCCACGCCCCGCCGGCCCATGGTCTCGGTGTCGCTGCGCGACGTGACGGCACGGGTCGAGCGGGACCGGGAGCAGGGGGAGCGCCTGCGCTTCCTCTCCCACGTGGTCGAGGGTTCGCTCCAGGCCATCCTGGTCACCGACATGCGGGGGAAGATCGCCGTGTACAACCGGGGCGCCCAGAACCTGCTGGGCTACCCCCCTGCCGAGATGGTGGGCCGCAAGTTCATCCAGGACCTCTACGAGGGCGACGCCGCCCGGGACGTGCTGGCCCGGGTTCGGGGCCCCGACCACGGGGGGCCCGGGGTGCTCGACCGCTACCAGGCCATCCTCATCGGGAAGAACCGCAGCCGCATCCCCGTGTGGATGACGGTGCACCTGCTCTTCGACGACCGCAACCGGGAGGTGGGAACGGTCTCCTTCATCCAGGACACCCGCGAGATCGTCGAGATGGAGCGCAAGCTCGAAGAGGTGCAGATGCAGCTCATCCACGCCGACAAGATGGCGTCCCTGGGCAAGCTCGCTGCCGGCGTTGCGCACGAGATCAACAATCCCCTCGGGGGCATCCTGCTCTTCGGGGGGCTGCTCCTGGAGGACATGGATTTTTCGGACCCCCGGCGGGAAGACATGGACCGCATCGTCCAGGAGGCCCGGCGCTGCCGGGAGATCGTCAACTCACTGCTCGACTTCGCCCACCAGAAGAAGCGCTACCAGGAGCCCGTGGACCTCAACGCCGCGGTGGAGCAGTGCCTGGCGCTCCTGGGCAACAAGGCGCTCTTCCACAACATCCGCGTGGAGATGCGGCTGAGCCAGGGGCTGCCCCTGGTGACGGGCAATCCGAGCCAGATCAAGCAGGTGTTCACCAACATCGTGACCAACGCGGTGGACGCCATGGAGGGCGAGGGCGTGCTGACCCTCACCTCGTCCTGCGACAAGGAAGGCGGGTTGGCGAGCGTGGGGTTCTCCGACACGGGGCCCGGCATCCCCCCCGAGATCCGCGCCCGGATCTTCGACCCCTTCTTCACCACCAAGGAGCCCGGAAAAGGGACGGGGCTCGGCCTGTCCCTGTGCTACAACATCATCCGGATGCACCGGGGCGACATCCGGGTGAGCTGCCCCCCCGGGGGAGGCACCACCTTCACCGTGACGCTCCCCACCGGGGAGGAGGAAGGACCGTGA
- the cooS gene encoding anaerobic carbon-monoxide dehydrogenase catalytic subunit: MAPLTDKLAACSVTQDALPMLEKARADGIATVWDRHAAQEPRCGYCDLGLSCRICAMGPCRIDPFGEGPQQGVCGADADIMVARNLGRMIAAGSASHSDHGRDLAETLLAVGEGKAPGYGIADEGKLRALARELGVAEAGRDALAVARDLAGEMLEEYGMRKGRLGFVGRMPPARVEAWKRLGVLPRGIDREVTEMMHRTHMGVDNDYVNILLHGFRTALSDGLGGSMIGTELSDVLFGVPVPTTSTVNLGVLKADQVNILLHGHNPVVSEMVARAAEDPELVALAEKVGAKGINLAGLCCTGNELLMRRGIPMAGNHLMTELVLVTGAVEMMIVDYQCIMPSTPQIAGCYHTKFVTTSPKAKFAGAAHREFSPENAQALAREVVREAVENFPRRKPGALEIPGQTVTQMSGFSVEAVLGALGGTPQPLIDAIVAGKVRGAVGVVGCNNPKVKHDHGHVTLTRRLIENDVLVLDTGCAAVANAKAGFKTPGAAELAGPGLRQVCKALGIPPVLHTGSCVDNTRILHLAGALAKALNVDTAALPLAGAAPEWYSEKAVAIAFYVVASGITTFLGVVPPILGSPNIVRLATEGLEDVVGAKFVVEPDPEKCADAIVAHLNGKRRALGLTV; the protein is encoded by the coding sequence GACCCCTTCGGGGAGGGTCCGCAGCAGGGGGTGTGCGGAGCCGACGCCGACATCATGGTGGCCCGAAACCTGGGGCGGATGATCGCCGCCGGCTCCGCCAGCCACTCGGACCACGGCCGGGACCTGGCCGAGACCCTCCTCGCCGTGGGGGAAGGCAAGGCCCCCGGCTACGGCATCGCCGACGAGGGCAAGCTCCGGGCGCTCGCCCGGGAGCTCGGGGTGGCCGAGGCGGGCCGCGACGCCCTGGCGGTGGCCCGGGACCTGGCCGGCGAGATGCTCGAGGAGTACGGCATGCGCAAGGGCCGACTCGGGTTCGTCGGCCGCATGCCCCCTGCCCGGGTGGAGGCGTGGAAGCGGCTCGGCGTGCTGCCCCGGGGCATCGACCGGGAGGTCACCGAGATGATGCACCGGACCCACATGGGGGTCGACAACGACTACGTGAACATCCTCCTCCACGGTTTTCGCACGGCGCTCTCCGACGGGCTGGGGGGCTCGATGATCGGCACCGAGCTCTCCGACGTGCTCTTCGGGGTGCCTGTGCCCACCACCTCCACCGTGAACCTGGGGGTGCTCAAGGCCGACCAGGTGAACATCCTCCTCCACGGCCACAACCCCGTGGTCTCCGAGATGGTGGCCCGGGCCGCTGAGGACCCCGAGCTCGTGGCCCTGGCCGAAAAGGTCGGCGCAAAGGGAATCAACCTGGCGGGGCTGTGCTGCACCGGCAACGAGCTGCTCATGCGCCGGGGCATCCCCATGGCGGGCAACCACCTGATGACCGAGCTCGTGCTGGTCACCGGCGCCGTGGAGATGATGATCGTCGACTACCAGTGCATCATGCCCTCCACCCCCCAGATTGCCGGCTGCTACCACACCAAGTTCGTGACCACGAGCCCCAAGGCCAAGTTCGCCGGCGCGGCCCACCGGGAGTTTTCGCCCGAGAACGCCCAGGCCCTGGCCCGGGAGGTGGTGCGGGAAGCCGTGGAGAACTTTCCCCGCCGCAAGCCCGGCGCCCTGGAGATCCCCGGGCAGACCGTGACCCAGATGTCGGGGTTCAGCGTGGAGGCCGTGCTGGGCGCCCTGGGGGGCACCCCCCAGCCCTTGATCGACGCCATCGTGGCGGGGAAGGTGCGGGGCGCCGTGGGGGTGGTGGGGTGCAACAACCCCAAGGTGAAGCACGACCACGGGCACGTGACCCTGACCCGCCGCCTCATCGAGAACGATGTGCTCGTGCTCGACACCGGCTGCGCCGCCGTGGCCAACGCCAAGGCGGGCTTCAAGACCCCCGGGGCGGCCGAACTTGCCGGGCCGGGGTTGCGCCAGGTGTGCAAGGCCCTGGGCATCCCCCCCGTACTCCACACCGGCTCCTGCGTAGACAACACCCGCATCCTCCACCTGGCCGGGGCGCTCGCCAAGGCTCTCAACGTCGATACCGCCGCGCTGCCGCTCGCCGGGGCCGCCCCCGAGTGGTACTCGGAGAAGGCCGTGGCCATCGCCTTCTACGTCGTCGCCTCGGGCATCACCACCTTCCTGGGGGTCGTCCCCCCCATCCTCGGCTCCCCCAACATCGTCAGGCTCGCCACCGAGGGGCTGGAGGACGTGGTGGGCGCGAAGTTCGTCGTGGAGCCCGACCCGGAGAAGTGCGCCGACGCCATCGTGGCGCACCTGAACGGAAAGCGGAGGGCGCTGGGACTGACGGTGTAG